A stretch of the Agromyces larvae genome encodes the following:
- a CDS encoding SDR family oxidoreductase — translation MSNPLAEGVLAGRVALVTGSSRGIGADTARYLAEAGAAVVVNYRSKAPRADKVVAEIAAAGGRAIAVGADLTDPESVAELFARTEAELGPIDLLVLNASGGMETGMGDDYAMRLNRDAQVNVVEGALPHLTDRARIVFVTSHQAHFIRTTPTMPEYEPVALSKRAGEDALRAKLPEFAERGVEFVVVSGDMIEGTITATLLERANPGAIQERKAEAGRLYNVAEFAAEVALAAVEPIPADHTRYVGDVSGFTPDSLD, via the coding sequence GTGTCCAACCCCCTCGCCGAAGGCGTGCTCGCCGGCCGCGTCGCGCTCGTCACCGGTTCGTCGCGCGGGATCGGCGCCGACACCGCCCGATACCTCGCCGAGGCCGGCGCCGCGGTCGTCGTGAACTACCGCAGCAAGGCCCCGCGCGCCGACAAGGTGGTCGCCGAGATCGCCGCTGCGGGCGGCCGCGCGATCGCCGTCGGGGCGGATCTGACCGACCCCGAATCGGTCGCCGAGCTGTTCGCGCGCACCGAGGCCGAACTCGGCCCCATCGACCTGCTCGTGCTGAACGCCTCGGGCGGCATGGAGACGGGCATGGGCGACGACTACGCGATGCGCCTGAACCGCGACGCCCAGGTCAACGTCGTCGAGGGGGCGCTCCCGCACCTGACCGACCGCGCCCGCATCGTGTTCGTCACGAGCCACCAGGCGCACTTCATCCGCACCACGCCGACGATGCCCGAGTACGAGCCCGTCGCGCTCTCCAAGCGCGCCGGCGAGGACGCCCTGCGCGCGAAGCTGCCCGAGTTCGCCGAGCGGGGCGTCGAGTTCGTCGTCGTGTCAGGCGACATGATCGAGGGCACCATCACGGCGACGCTGCTCGAGCGTGCGAACCCGGGCGCGATCCAGGAGCGCAAGGCGGAGGCCGGCCGGCTCTACAACGTCGCCGAGTTCGCCGCCGAGGTCGCGCTCGCGGCCGTCGAGCCCATCCCCGCCGATCACACGCGCTACGTCGGCGACGTGTCGGGATTCACGCCCGATTCGCTCGACTGA
- a CDS encoding NfeD family protein: MDVLTQYAWIVWLVLILAFATIEVFTLEMTFLMLALGSVAGLLSGLTGIPWWAQFIIAAVVAVALILLLRPPLLRMLRRGADPARSNVDALIGADGRVVRTVTSIGGQVKLQNGDVWTARLSPITEQADVAVGEQVLVTGIDGATAVVVPVERSTPQ; this comes from the coding sequence ATGGATGTGCTGACCCAGTACGCCTGGATCGTGTGGCTGGTGCTGATCCTGGCCTTCGCGACGATCGAGGTGTTCACGCTCGAGATGACGTTCCTGATGCTCGCCCTCGGCAGCGTGGCCGGTCTGCTCTCCGGTCTGACCGGCATCCCCTGGTGGGCGCAGTTCATCATCGCGGCCGTCGTCGCGGTCGCGCTCATCCTGCTGCTGCGCCCGCCACTGCTTCGGATGCTCCGTCGCGGCGCCGACCCGGCGCGCAGCAATGTCGACGCGCTCATCGGGGCCGACGGCCGGGTCGTCCGCACGGTCACGAGCATCGGCGGCCAGGTGAAGCTGCAGAACGGCGACGTCTGGACGGCGCGGCTGTCGCCGATCACCGAGCAGGCGGATGTCGCGGTCGGCGAACAGGTGCTCGTCACGGGCATCGACGGGGCGACGGCGGTCGTCGTCCCGGTAGAGAGGAGCACCCCGCAGTGA
- a CDS encoding SPFH domain-containing protein, with the protein MIVAIVVVAIVIFVIVVISRAIRIIPQAYAGVVERLGRYHKTLSPGLNLLVPFIDRLRPLVDMREQVVSFPPQPVITEDNLVVSIDTVVYFQVTDARAATYEIANYLGAVEQLTTTTLRNVVGGLNLEEALTSRDNINGQLRIVLDEATGKWGIRVSRVELKAIDPPHSIQDSMEKQMRAERDRRALILTAEGTKQSAILTAEGQRQAAILQAEGDAKAAVLRAQGEAEAILTVFKAIHEGDPDPKLLGYQYLQMLPQIAEGQANKLWIVPSELTEALKGIGKAFTPNPDGPAGPAGRATGQAGAGGGAGAPRA; encoded by the coding sequence ATCATCGTCGCGATCGTCGTCGTCGCGATCGTCATCTTCGTGATCGTCGTGATCTCGCGAGCGATCCGCATCATCCCGCAGGCCTACGCCGGCGTGGTCGAGCGACTCGGGCGGTACCACAAGACCCTCAGTCCGGGGCTCAACCTGCTCGTGCCGTTCATCGACCGGCTGCGTCCGCTCGTCGACATGCGCGAGCAGGTCGTGTCGTTCCCGCCGCAGCCGGTGATCACCGAGGACAACCTCGTGGTGTCGATCGACACCGTCGTCTACTTCCAGGTGACCGACGCCCGGGCCGCGACGTACGAGATCGCGAACTACCTCGGTGCGGTCGAGCAGCTCACCACGACCACGCTCCGCAACGTGGTCGGCGGGCTCAACCTCGAAGAGGCGCTGACCAGCCGCGACAACATCAACGGGCAGCTGCGCATCGTGCTCGACGAGGCCACCGGCAAGTGGGGCATCCGCGTCTCCCGGGTCGAGCTGAAGGCGATCGACCCGCCCCACTCGATCCAGGACTCGATGGAGAAGCAGATGCGCGCCGAGCGAGACCGGCGCGCGCTCATCCTCACCGCCGAGGGGACGAAGCAGTCGGCGATCCTCACCGCCGAGGGCCAGCGGCAGGCCGCGATCCTCCAGGCCGAGGGCGACGCGAAGGCCGCGGTGCTGCGCGCACAGGGCGAGGCGGAGGCGATCCTGACGGTGTTCAAGGCGATCCACGAGGGCGACCCCGATCCGAAGCTGCTCGGCTACCAGTACCTGCAGATGCTGCCGCAGATCGCCGAGGGTCAGGCGAACAAGCTCTGGATCGTGCCGAGCGAACTCACCGAGGCGCTGAAGGGCATCGGCAAGGCGTTCACCCCGAACCCCGATGGTCCCGCCGGTCCGGCCGGTCGCGCCACCGGTCAGGCGGGCGCCGGAGGCGGCGCGGGCGCCCCGCGCGCCTGA
- a CDS encoding glycerophosphodiester phosphodiesterase: MGYLSPGTPRVLAHRGLAVEVPENTLAAFDAAVRTGVHYVETDVHLSRDGVAIVSHDPTLERVAGREDRVSDLTSAELAAIDLGAGAGFPTLADALAAFPETRFNIDVKTEAAVEATADTVRAADAVDRVLLTSFADRRRRRLAALLPGVATSVGSAGVVRAILAGRFGAAAMRWAARGAVALQVPERAGRLRIVSPALVRAAHAAGVEVHVWTVNEPDDMRRLLALGVDGLVTDRCDLALAVIAAT; encoded by the coding sequence ATGGGCTACCTCTCCCCCGGGACGCCTCGGGTGCTCGCGCACCGCGGTCTCGCGGTCGAGGTGCCCGAGAACACGCTCGCCGCGTTCGACGCCGCGGTGCGAACGGGGGTGCACTACGTCGAGACCGATGTGCACCTGAGTCGCGACGGCGTCGCGATCGTCTCGCACGATCCCACGCTCGAGCGCGTCGCCGGCCGCGAGGACCGGGTGAGCGACCTGACCTCGGCGGAGCTCGCCGCGATCGATCTCGGCGCCGGCGCGGGGTTCCCGACGCTGGCCGACGCGCTCGCGGCCTTCCCCGAGACGCGGTTCAACATCGACGTGAAGACCGAGGCCGCCGTCGAAGCGACGGCCGACACGGTGCGCGCCGCCGACGCCGTCGACCGGGTCCTGCTCACGAGTTTCGCCGACCGCCGACGGCGCCGGCTCGCCGCGCTGCTGCCCGGCGTCGCGACCTCGGTGGGCAGCGCCGGGGTGGTCCGGGCGATCCTCGCCGGGCGGTTCGGCGCCGCCGCGATGCGGTGGGCGGCGCGCGGGGCCGTCGCCCTGCAGGTGCCCGAACGCGCGGGTCGACTGCGCATCGTCTCCCCCGCCCTCGTGCGCGCTGCGCACGCGGCGGGCGTCGAGGTGCACGTCTGGACGGTGAACGAACCCGACGACATGCGGCGGCTGCTGGCCCTCGGGGTCGACGGCCTGGTCACCGATCGGTGCGATCTCGCGCTCGCGGTGATCGCGGCAACCTGA
- a CDS encoding RNA polymerase-binding protein RbpA, which yields MADRSLRGMRIGAQSLQSEDGVVFADRANYSYLCETCGRETVMTFSTEAEIPESWECRTCGANATLLVDSKPVEIDRSGEKTARTHWDMLLERRTIAELEELLEERLQLLRARRGQKMSA from the coding sequence ATGGCAGACCGAAGCCTCCGCGGCATGCGGATCGGGGCGCAGAGCCTGCAGAGCGAGGACGGGGTGGTGTTCGCCGACCGGGCGAACTACTCGTACCTCTGCGAGACCTGCGGCCGCGAGACGGTCATGACCTTCTCGACCGAGGCCGAGATCCCCGAGAGCTGGGAGTGCCGCACGTGTGGGGCCAATGCGACCCTGCTCGTCGACTCGAAGCCCGTCGAGATCGACCGTTCGGGCGAGAAGACCGCCCGCACCCACTGGGACATGCTGCTCGAGCGTCGCACGATCGCCGAGCTGGAGGAGCTCCTGGAGGAGCGCCTGCAGCTGCTGCGCGCACGTCGCGGCCAGAAGATGAGCGCCTGA